A genomic region of Octopus sinensis linkage group LG2, ASM634580v1, whole genome shotgun sequence contains the following coding sequences:
- the LOC115223287 gene encoding cell division cycle 5-like protein, whose product MPRIMIKGGVWRNTEDEILKAAVMKYGKNQWARIASLLHRKSAKQCKARWYEWLDPSIKKTEWSREEEEKLLHLAKLMPTQWRTIAPIIGRTAAQCLEHYEYLLDKAQNRDQDNEDDPRRLKPGEIDPNPETKPARPDPVDMDEDELEMLSEARARLANTQGKKAKRKAREKQLEEARRLAALQKRRELRAAGIEIKQKKKKKRGVDYNAEIPFEKKPAPGFYNTSEEHYTPLDPNYKRLRQQNMDGELRRDKEDRERKKDKSRQKKRKENDLPGVISSQNNFTEPIKKRSKLVLPAAQISDAELEDVVKIGQASEYARQQAEDGGVKDGASSALLQDYSMTPQPGNLRTPRTPASEDTVLQEAQNIMALTNVDTPLKGGLNTPLDDTDFSGVTPKHASAQTPNTLITTPYQTPGRNESSGLTPKSGSLTPRQTPGTTPLRTPVRDKLNINPAEDFESAEYGKNYQKDVKDQLKRGLAALPTPKNDYEIVVPENENVDVEEESDQKESPVEDQADIDARELKEQLALRVKELRMSSQAVQRSMPRPTDVNTNIMRVAGPADPPLTDLQKAEELIKKEMLIMLHYDSLHNPTASQMGITPGMKKSVPNQKVAVNQAQHLAYLETHPYVRYEEEELIEAKKQLQTEMDVVKHGMNHGDLSLEAFSQVWDECYSQILFMPSQNRYTRANLASKKDRIESLEKRLEINRNHMTKDAKQAAKLEKKLKIILGGYQARSQTLVKQLHDISEQIEQTYMELKTFEKLRIHEIGAIPKRSESMTEDVQRQTEREKELQKRYAELQYKKELLTTHSA is encoded by the exons ATGCCACGTATTATGATAAAAGGTGGTGTTTGGAGAAACACGGAG GATGAGATCCTTAAGGCAGCTGTTATGAAATATGGCAAAAACCAATGGGCTCGTATTGCTTCATTGCTACACAGAAAATCTGCAAAACAGTGTAAAGCAAGATG GTATGAATGGTTAGATCCTAGTATCAAGAAAACAGAATGGAgtcgagaagaagaagagaaacttCTTCATTTGGCAAAACTAATGCCAACTCAATGGCGAACTATTGCCCCTATTATTGGTCGAACTGCTGCTCAGTGTTTGGAACACTATGAATATCTGTT AGATAAAGCTCAAAACCGAGATCAAGACAATGAAGATGATCCTAGACGTCTTAAACCTGGAGAAATTGATCCCAACCCAGAGACAAAACCAGCTCGCCCTGACCCTGTGGATATGGATGAAGATG AACTTGAAATGTTATCAGAAGCTAGAGCTCGTCTGGCCAACACCCAAGGTAAAAAAGCTAAAAGGAAAGCTAGAGAAAAGCAGCTAGAAGAAGCTAG GCGCTTGGCAGCATTGCAGAAGAGACGAGAATTAAGAGCTGCTGGTATAGA gatcaaacaaaagaaaaaaaagaaacgtggTGTAGATTATAATGCTGAAATACCATTTGAAAAGAAACCAGCCCCTG GTTTCTACAACACGTCAGAGGAACACTACACTCCTTTGGATCCAAACTACAAGAGGTTACGTCAACAAAACATGGATGGAGAGCTACGTCGAGACAAAGAAGAT agagaaaggaaaaaagataagtcacgtcaaaagaaaagaaaggaaaatgatcTTCCAGGTGTGATATCCAGTCAAAATAA CTTTACTGAACCAATAAAGAAACGGAGTAAGTTGGTTCTGCCAGCTGCACAGATTTCAGATGCTGAACTTGAAgat GTTGTTAAGATTGGTCAAGCAAGTGAGTACGCTCGCCAACAAGCCGAAGATGGGGGTGTAAAAGATGGTGCTTCCTCAGCTCTTCTCCAGGATTACAGTATGACCCCACAACCAGGTAATTTAAGAACCCCTCGGACACCTGCATCAGAAGACACAGTTTTACAA GAAGCTCAGAATATCATGGCATTAACCAATGTGGACACCCCTCTCAAAGGAGGCCTAAACACTCCCCTTGATGACACAGACTTCAGTGGTGTTACACCAAAACATGCCTCAGCTCAAACACCAAATACACTAATCACTACACCATACCAGACACCAGGACGAAATGAATCTAGTG gatTGACTCCTAAAAGCGGTAGTTTGACACCAAGACAGACTCCTGGAACAACACCACTCAGGACTCCTGTCCGAGATAAGTTGAATATAAATCCTGCTGAGGATTTTGAATCTGCAGAATATGGGAAGAATTATCAA AAAGATGTCAAAGACCAATTAAAAAGAGGACTTGCAGCATTGCCCACACCAAAGAACGATTACGAAATTGTTGTTCCAGAGAATGAAAATGTAGatgttgaagaggaaagtgaTCAAAAGGAGAGTCCAGTTGAAGATCAGGCAGATATAGATGCAAGGGAACTGAAGGAACAATTAGCTCTTC GAGTGAAAGAACTTCGAATGAGTTCACAAGCTGTTCAAAGATCAATGCCACGCCCAACAGACGTCAACACAAATATTATGAGGGTGGCTGGTCCGGCAGATCCACCCCTAACGGATCTACAGAAG GCTGAAGAATTGATCAAGAAAGAAATGTTGATAATGCTTCATTATGACAGCCTGCACAACCCCACCGCTTCACAGATGGGTATAACACCTGGTATGAAGAAGTCTGTACCCAATCAGAAAGTAGCTGTCAATCAAGCTCAACATTTGGCCTATCTGGAAACTCATCCTTATGTACGCTATGAAGAGGAAGAACTGATTGAA GCTAAGAAACAACTCCAAACTGAGATGGATGTTGTAAAACATGGTATGAATCATGGAGATTTATCTTTGGAAGCTTTCAGTCAAGTATGGGATGAGTGCTATTCTCAGATATTGTTCATGCCATCACAAAATCGGTACACTCGGGCAAATCTTGCTAGCAAGAAAGATAGAATCGAATCATTAGAAAAACGACTTGAG attaaCCGAAACCACATGACCAAAGATGCTAAACAAGCAGCAAAACTagaaaaaaagttgaaaataatTTTGGGTGGATATCAG gccaGATCCCAGACTTTGGTGAAACAGCTACATGACATCTCAGAACAAATTGAGCAAACTTACATGGAACttaaaacttttgaaaaactTAGAATCCATGAGATTGGAGCAATACCTAAGCGATCTGAA